Proteins encoded within one genomic window of Paraglaciecola psychrophila 170:
- a CDS encoding GldG family protein, translating to MQHKFTSSVNLFLIVVVFFALVFVNNQLLSPLRLDLTENQVYSLSQGSKQVLKEIDEPINLYFFFSDKASKNMTSLRNYANRVESLLTEYETFAKGKLKLQVLDPQAFSEQEDQADQFGLTAANIGVAGEAIYMGLAATNALDEQEVIAFFDPQKEGFLEYEISKLIYQLSEPEPVNVTLITDLAIKGGQNPMTGQVDPAWTFLTQLEQLYKLEQLSSEAINVPDDTDVLLLVHPKEYTDALLFAIDQFALSGGKILAFLDAHNESDPIAMMAGTMPTGNSSNLQRLLSAWGVEFDSDNVLLDAMAGLDIRTQNGGVTRHFGFVGFTSDQLDREDLLTSNLEVINGASFGVFKKIADAETTWLPLIQSTQNSDLMNTETYAMTQDPEELAKAYQSENQSYVLAARLLGQANSAFEQVPEGAEQRSIITSTDKLNVILVGDTDLLADRFWVQQSSFFGQTIYTPFANNGDFITNAVENLGGSDALISIRSRGVFSRSFIRVDELTVIAEQKFRDQEQILQQQLDDTEQQLLELQNQQVEGGALVISPEQQLAIDEFMQEKVTIRKSLRDVRHQLDKDIESLGNWLKLINIALAPLILILFLALLRIIFKTKPRFASTIPKSKEDPVL from the coding sequence ATGCAACATAAATTTACCTCATCTGTTAATTTGTTTTTGATAGTCGTGGTGTTTTTTGCACTCGTGTTTGTGAATAATCAATTGTTATCTCCGCTAAGGTTAGATTTAACTGAAAACCAAGTTTACTCTTTGTCCCAAGGGAGCAAGCAGGTTCTGAAAGAAATAGATGAACCAATTAACTTATACTTTTTCTTCTCAGACAAAGCATCTAAAAATATGACCAGTCTGCGTAACTATGCCAACCGTGTCGAAAGTCTGCTAACGGAATATGAAACCTTTGCTAAAGGTAAACTTAAGTTGCAGGTGTTAGATCCTCAAGCATTTTCTGAACAAGAAGATCAGGCAGACCAATTCGGCTTAACCGCAGCGAACATTGGTGTTGCAGGCGAAGCTATTTACATGGGTTTGGCGGCGACTAATGCTTTAGATGAACAAGAAGTTATAGCGTTTTTTGATCCTCAGAAAGAAGGTTTTTTAGAATATGAAATCAGCAAACTAATTTATCAGCTTAGCGAACCAGAACCAGTGAATGTTACTTTAATTACCGACCTTGCTATAAAAGGTGGACAAAACCCCATGACGGGTCAGGTGGATCCTGCTTGGACATTTCTCACTCAATTAGAGCAATTATACAAGTTAGAGCAACTTAGTAGTGAAGCGATCAATGTGCCAGATGACACCGATGTATTGCTGTTAGTTCATCCCAAAGAATATACGGATGCTTTATTATTTGCTATTGACCAATTCGCACTCTCTGGTGGAAAAATATTAGCCTTTCTAGATGCACATAATGAATCGGACCCAATAGCAATGATGGCCGGAACTATGCCTACTGGCAATAGTTCAAACTTACAGCGCTTGCTAAGTGCATGGGGTGTAGAGTTCGATAGCGACAATGTACTGCTAGATGCGATGGCAGGTTTGGATATACGCACCCAAAACGGTGGTGTGACTAGACACTTTGGTTTTGTTGGCTTTACCTCTGACCAGCTTGACCGTGAAGATTTACTGACATCCAATCTTGAAGTGATAAACGGCGCTTCATTTGGCGTTTTTAAGAAAATTGCAGATGCTGAAACAACTTGGTTACCATTGATCCAGTCAACCCAAAACTCAGATTTGATGAATACGGAGACTTATGCAATGACGCAAGATCCTGAAGAGTTGGCTAAGGCTTATCAAAGTGAGAATCAGTCATATGTTTTAGCTGCGCGACTTTTAGGACAAGCCAATAGTGCTTTTGAACAAGTACCTGAAGGTGCTGAGCAAAGATCAATAATCACATCAACAGATAAATTAAATGTTATTTTAGTCGGTGATACTGACTTGCTTGCGGATCGTTTTTGGGTGCAACAATCGAGTTTTTTTGGGCAAACTATCTATACACCTTTTGCTAATAACGGTGATTTCATTACTAATGCTGTTGAAAATTTAGGGGGTAGCGATGCACTCATTAGTATCAGGAGTAGAGGTGTCTTTAGTCGCTCTTTTATTAGAGTTGATGAATTAACTGTCATTGCCGAGCAAAAATTTCGTGACCAAGAACAAATACTACAACAGCAACTAGATGACACAGAGCAGCAATTATTGGAATTACAAAATCAACAAGTTGAAGGGGGCGCATTGGTAATTAGCCCTGAGCAGCAGCTAGCCATTGACGAATTTATGCAAGAGAAAGTTACTATTCGTAAGTCGCTTCGTGATGTTAGACATCAACTTGATAAAGACATTGAAAGTTTGGGTAATTGGTTAAAACTGATTAATATTGCCTTAGCTCCATTGATCCTAATATTGTTTCTTGCTCTGTTAAGAATAATTTTCAAAACTAAACCTCGTTTTGCTTCTACTATACCGAAGTCAAAAGAGGATCCCGTTTTATGA
- a CDS encoding ABC transporter permease subunit, which produces MSNINILFRREFFSFFATPVAYVFIGIFLVLSGVFTFFVGGFYERGQADLLPFFNFHPWLYLFLVPAIAMRSWSEERKSGTIELLMTLPISTWQAMLAKHFAAWAVLGLSLFLTFPLWITVNYLGNPDNGIIAAAYFGSWLMAGAFLSIGMCMSALTKNQVIAFILSVVVCFVFVVSGSNIVLDAFKSWAPSVLIDVVASFSFLTHFEAMAKGVIALNDLMYFLLVTVCWLFAGLILIEQKKAD; this is translated from the coding sequence ATGAGTAATATCAATATTTTATTTAGACGAGAGTTCTTTAGTTTTTTTGCTACGCCAGTTGCCTATGTGTTTATTGGTATATTTTTGGTTTTGTCGGGTGTTTTTACTTTTTTTGTCGGTGGTTTCTACGAACGTGGACAAGCTGATTTGCTACCATTTTTTAACTTTCATCCTTGGTTGTATCTCTTCCTTGTCCCCGCTATTGCCATGCGTAGTTGGTCTGAAGAACGTAAAAGCGGCACTATTGAATTGTTAATGACCCTACCAATTAGTACTTGGCAGGCGATGTTAGCCAAACATTTTGCTGCATGGGCAGTCTTAGGGTTGTCGCTATTCCTAACGTTTCCTTTGTGGATAACAGTTAATTATCTGGGAAACCCAGATAATGGCATTATTGCCGCCGCTTATTTTGGCAGTTGGTTAATGGCTGGAGCATTCTTGTCGATCGGCATGTGTATGTCGGCTTTGACTAAGAATCAGGTCATCGCTTTTATATTATCAGTGGTGGTGTGCTTCGTATTTGTTGTTAGCGGAAGTAATATTGTACTTGATGCCTTTAAAAGTTGGGCACCTAGTGTGCTCATTGATGTTGTGGCTTCTTTTAGCTTTCTGACTCATTTTGAGGCTATGGCCAAAGGTGTGATTGCCCTCAACGATTTAATGTATTTTCTGCTGGTGACCGTCTGTTGGTTGTTTGCCGGCTTAATATTAATTGAACAAAAGAAGGCGGATTAG